One stretch of Amycolatopsis tolypomycina DNA includes these proteins:
- a CDS encoding thioesterase II family protein — MSSTQPTDSLWCRRYRETADPAVRLVCFPHAGGTAPFYRPLSFALKSAVDVVAIQYPGRQDRHREPAIDSVRALADRVHEVLAAEPALPVVLLGHSMGAVVAFEVARRFEAAGQVPVRLVASGRRGPATRHTEAVHRGGDAAILAEIRRLNGAAAAVLDNEELMRAALPALRADYRAVETYSCGPDVTVACPITVLTGDADPKTPVAEARAWERHTTGGFDLRVFPGGHFFLTDAMPEVAGLLDRCFAAGFPRHERLFHDVGRHERVVHGTRQPSR; from the coding sequence ATGTCCAGCACCCAGCCCACCGACAGCCTCTGGTGCCGCCGTTACCGGGAAACCGCCGATCCCGCCGTGCGGCTCGTCTGTTTCCCGCACGCGGGCGGTACCGCGCCCTTTTACCGGCCGTTGTCGTTCGCTTTGAAATCCGCCGTGGACGTCGTGGCGATCCAGTACCCGGGCCGGCAGGACCGGCACCGGGAACCGGCCATCGACTCCGTCCGGGCGCTCGCCGACCGCGTCCACGAAGTGCTGGCCGCCGAGCCCGCCCTGCCGGTGGTCCTGCTCGGCCACAGCATGGGGGCGGTCGTCGCCTTCGAGGTCGCCCGCCGGTTCGAGGCGGCCGGGCAGGTCCCGGTGCGCCTGGTCGCCTCCGGCCGCCGCGGGCCGGCCACCCGGCACACCGAAGCCGTGCACCGCGGCGGCGACGCGGCGATCCTCGCGGAGATCCGCAGGCTGAACGGCGCCGCCGCGGCCGTGCTCGACAACGAAGAGCTGATGCGCGCGGCCCTGCCCGCCCTCCGGGCCGACTACCGCGCGGTGGAGACGTACTCCTGCGGCCCGGACGTCACCGTGGCCTGCCCGATCACCGTGCTCACCGGCGACGCCGACCCCAAGACCCCGGTGGCCGAAGCCCGCGCCTGGGAACGGCACACGACCGGCGGGTTCGACCTGCGGGTGTTCCCCGGCGGCCACTTCTTCCTCACCGATGCGATGCCGGAGGTGGCCGGGCTGCTCGACCGCTGCTTCGCGGCCGGGTTCCCACGTCATGAACGACTCTTTCATGACGTGGGACGTCATGAAAGAGTCGTTCATGGCACCCGGCAACCCAGCCGGTGA
- a CDS encoding methyltransferase family protein: MLTAVHLTSWLWLALEIGLVVRDRRRGRGSAAADRGTRWVVVALTLSATLAATVFGVVLPADSGIRFAALGHPHWAPAAGLAVMVAGLAVRAWSVVVLGRAFRTTVEVDRGQEVVTRGPYRWVRHPSYNGVLLLAGGYGLAAGNWLSLLCTVVLPLASVLVRIDVEEQVLTRVLGRPYERYRAATKRLVPGVW; encoded by the coding sequence ATGCTCACCGCCGTCCACCTCACGTCGTGGCTCTGGCTGGCCCTGGAAATCGGGCTGGTGGTCCGGGACCGGCGCCGTGGCCGCGGCTCGGCCGCCGCCGATCGCGGCACGCGCTGGGTGGTCGTGGCGCTGACGCTGTCCGCCACGCTCGCCGCGACCGTGTTCGGTGTCGTCCTGCCCGCCGACAGCGGGATCCGGTTCGCCGCGCTCGGCCACCCGCACTGGGCGCCGGCCGCCGGGCTCGCCGTGATGGTGGCCGGGCTGGCCGTGCGCGCCTGGTCGGTCGTGGTGCTGGGCCGGGCGTTCCGCACCACGGTCGAGGTCGACCGCGGCCAGGAGGTCGTCACCCGCGGCCCGTACCGCTGGGTGCGGCACCCGTCCTACAACGGCGTCCTGCTGCTGGCCGGGGGCTACGGCCTGGCGGCCGGGAACTGGCTGTCGCTGCTGTGCACGGTCGTGCTGCCGCTGGCCTCGGTGCTGGTGCGCATCGACGTCGAAGAGCAGGTCCTGACGCGGGTGCTGGGCCGTCCCTACGAGCGCTACCGGGCCGCGACGAAGCGCCTGGTGCCCGGGGTCTGGTAA
- a CDS encoding class II aldolase/adducin family protein yields the protein MTTREPLTAADLAPIPEPELVRHYRSTAPPQFADPAEERRHRKERLAAALRLFGRFGFDEGVAGHITARDPEFTDYFWVNPFAVPFSHVRVSDLLLVDGQGEVVQGEYLVNKAAFVIHSSVHQARPDVVGAAHAHSLYGKALSATGQHLEPLTQDACVFHDDHAVFDDYTGLVNDLEEGRRIARTLGSHKAAILRNHGLLTVGTTVDSAAWWFITMERSAQAQLAAKAAGPTREISVENAKLTHEQSGHEYAGWIQFQPLFEQIAREEPDLFD from the coding sequence ATGACCACCAGGGAGCCGTTGACGGCCGCGGACCTCGCTCCGATCCCGGAGCCGGAACTGGTGCGGCACTACCGCTCCACCGCGCCGCCGCAGTTCGCCGATCCGGCCGAGGAACGCCGGCACCGCAAGGAGCGGCTGGCCGCGGCGCTGCGCCTGTTCGGCCGGTTCGGCTTCGACGAGGGCGTGGCGGGCCACATCACCGCCCGCGACCCCGAGTTCACGGACTACTTCTGGGTCAACCCGTTCGCGGTGCCGTTCAGCCACGTGCGGGTGAGCGACCTGCTGCTCGTCGACGGGCAGGGCGAGGTCGTCCAGGGCGAGTACCTGGTCAACAAGGCGGCCTTCGTCATCCACTCGTCGGTCCACCAGGCCCGCCCGGACGTGGTCGGCGCGGCGCACGCGCATTCGTTGTACGGCAAGGCGTTGTCGGCGACCGGGCAGCACCTCGAGCCGCTCACGCAGGACGCGTGCGTGTTCCATGACGACCACGCGGTGTTCGACGACTACACCGGCCTGGTCAACGACCTGGAAGAGGGCCGCCGGATCGCCCGCACCCTGGGGTCGCACAAGGCGGCGATCCTGCGCAACCACGGCCTGCTCACCGTCGGCACGACGGTCGATTCCGCCGCCTGGTGGTTCATCACGATGGAGCGCTCGGCGCAGGCGCAGCTGGCGGCCAAGGCGGCCGGGCCCACCCGGGAGATCTCGGTGGAGAACGCCAAGCTGACGCACGAGCAGTCCGGGCACGAGTACGCGGGCTGGATCCAGTTCCAGCCGCTGTTCGAGCAGATCGCCCGCGAAGAGCCGGACCTGTTCGACTGA
- a CDS encoding DUF5988 family protein produces MTFVIARPGEADPGRSTAAPGNVIRAISSPPTAGMSPVGQSFGMRREKVMQKIVEEVSAVNPVTVRLVGGPASIDGAARVREVDAREDKIKLPHQGGYEHFERVAETPAGARPVPEFHWTMRTKAAE; encoded by the coding sequence ATGACATTCGTCATCGCCCGTCCGGGGGAGGCGGATCCGGGGCGTTCAACTGCGGCACCGGGGAATGTGATCCGTGCGATATCGTCGCCGCCGACGGCGGGAATGTCTCCCGTCGGACAATCCTTCGGCATGCGGAGGGAAAAGGTCATGCAAAAAATCGTCGAAGAAGTTTCGGCCGTGAATCCGGTCACGGTCCGGCTCGTGGGTGGTCCCGCGAGCATCGACGGCGCCGCCCGCGTCCGCGAGGTGGACGCGCGGGAGGACAAAATCAAACTGCCGCACCAAGGCGGTTACGAACATTTCGAGCGGGTGGCGGAAACGCCGGCCGGTGCCCGGCCCGTGCCGGAGTTCCACTGGACGATGCGCACCAAAGCCGCGGAATGA